The Daucus carota subsp. sativus chromosome 9, DH1 v3.0, whole genome shotgun sequence genome window below encodes:
- the LOC135149116 gene encoding uncharacterized protein LOC135149116, with amino-acid sequence MRGEMSVEDEFSKMHPCYDPIRTRIAIVGAGPSGLSAAYALSKLGYSDITVLEKHHSVGGMCESVELEGRIYDLGGQVLAENSAPTIFHLAKEIGAKTEKLDKHKFATIDSSSGEYNDSKVVDDYVSVISLTLKIQDQVKDSDKIGVHAVSEIASDSAPRFLETHGFKAIPKSVAYGYTASGYGYVQDMPYAYVHEFTRTSMAGKIRRFEGGYTSVWRRLSESLPINVRCDTEVLEVKRDSGSVAVSVRGNTGEEEVLEFDKIIISGSFPFRSAKTYRASSSITTENGKEVMVMSELERELFGKVYIIDYYTTALKIKGFEHIPMGFYYFAEFMDDPTSIGNPVAMQKFYADTDIFLFWSYGNSTNIKGEEIIEFARNAVARMGGEVVKTILQRRFRYFPHIKSQDMKDGFYNRMESELQGQLNTYYVGGLMAFELTERNSTYAMALVRKHFANNNLQPKFPYVKRLFTLQSHRRSGITKKLDESPGLEFPDLFSLDDFLRHWGTHSVTGNKILYNWINEKGEITSKRTYRELHENAYIIAHKLLTSHKPAIKPGDRVLLVYMPGLEFIDAFFGCLRARVIPVPVIPPDPSQKAGQTLLHIQNIANKCNAVAILSTKRYHISVRAFAAKNIIFLAGKSKSSPQWPDLPWLHTDSFINKSNDGTYFQAMAQVSKPLPEDLCFLQFTSGSTGDAKGVMITHGGLIHNVKLMRKKYKSTSKTVLVSWLPQYHDMGLIGGLFTSLVSGGSAILFSPVTFIKNPLLWLQTMSKYQATHSAGPNFAFELIIRRLDHKSKKEQNKELNLDLSSMVFLMVAAEPVRQGTIKRFIELTQPFGLSQEVIAPGYGLAENCVYVSSAFGEKNSIMVDWQGRVCCGYVDPNDPDVEFRIVDPETGKEHEESEKEGEIWISSPSAGIGYWGMEDLSQKTFRNKLKGQTGKVYTRTGDLGRIIRGKLFITGRIKDLIIVAGRNIYSSDIEKTVEASSEVLRPGCCAVIGVPEEILLSKQIHVPGISDQVGLVVIAEVRDDRPFTENVIEHIQNRVAEEHGITIAKVVLIKSRSIAKTTSGKIKRFQCLKQFTDGTLNTIQQPRVEEKRKSTNVAIMKNCLSESKYIQKKDIIDFLRGLLSEQTGIPTANITITESLMSYGVDSIGVVRAAQKLSTYLGQPVGAIDIFTATCIEDLADFAEGLLQKSRPQSITDPSPMHQVKTPSVKQEKVLSSHKLAIWFYQVLALIYISFLLIIPSYFSVSAFTTLVSGSYSPGGSSWVGYLVSLICAPLVWLLCIFSTCISISFFGNSFLQPNYALSPEISIWSVDFIKWWALCKVQQAASNVFAVHLRGTIFAKYWFQMLGAKIGSSVLIDTVDITDPYLVSIGDEAVIAEGALIQGHEVRNGILRLNPIRIGCKSSVGPFAVIQKGSIVGDGATVAALQACEGGKSINKTFMADISKKEKVAQVITGFKGNSTSHFTGIYMVGFLSSLSAAITYVVYIWLSHKTPSLQHFGFLCLCGTFHWLPFTIIAYATMLENVPSSPFSFALLVSIGHLAHGVILCFLTSICVHLLSRTKMKKNQHFVTWLQHRITVSCHLRFAKFLSGTEAFSIYFRLMGAKIGQHCSIRAVNPISDPKLVSIGDGVHLGDFCRIVPGFYNSTGFVHGKVQVQENSVVGSQGLILPGSNLQKDVFLGALSVAPVNSVLQQGGVFVGSQTPVMVRNSMLLLDDRIEEMDRQYKKVLGNLAANLAATTLKVNARYFHRIGAGGKGTLKLYADIPGFPTHKVFYPGKSYPITLRHSNCLSSDDDARLDPRGAALRILSDERNSTPVLDLTLKTGKAFHARSIGDFATWLVCGAAAREEHVKHVPHIREAMWDSLRQANSYTELHYYSNITRIFRFEDGQEMYAKFKLRPFDKKFDEDSGKVEPRGLLPPETGAIPRDENDKRPLLFLERDFQHRVNSPDRVKYILQLQMRAVPEDEITRETALDCTKPWDDDEFPYIEIGEIVIDQVLTKEESEALEFNPFLRCHEIDVIRAKSCSQSASMDHGRSIVYSICQHLRNKKPLPESWKMFLDQSDVKLDLSGCPMAGALEKNKVKRVTLARPWHQNLWMMTGQPILQIVVPYFLMALVMFEPLNAVLSRKESMNIIPVYWLISMLWISTGLVAGLVCALAKWVLVGKKRDGEIVMIWSIGVFMDTTWQAIRTLVDDYFMQMVGGSVLYNIWMVLMGSQIDWDDGVYVDSCGATLNPEMVEIKRNGSVERGALLFGHIYEGEQGKVKYGKICVKEGGFVGSRAVAMPGVTVENEACLAALSLAMKGENIK; translated from the exons ATGAGGGGGGAAATGTCAGTAGAAGATGAGTTTTCCAAGATGCATCCTTGCTATGATCCCATTCGTACGAGGATCGCGATTGTGGGAGCAGGTCCCAGTGGTTTATCTGCTGCCTATGCACTCTCTAAGCTTGGTTACTCAGATATTACTGTGCTGGAGAAACATCACTCTGTCGGAGGCATGTGTGAATCAGTTGAACTTGAAG GAAGAATCTATGATTTGGGAGGTCAAGTTCTTGCGGAAAATAGTGCTCCTACTATATTTCACTTGGCCAAAGAGATTGGGGCTAAAACTGAAAAACTAGACAAACATAAATTTGCAACTATTGACAGCTCTTCCGGAGAGTATAATGACTCGAAAGTGGTAGATGATTATGTTTCTGTGATCTCGCTCACCTTAAAGATTCAG GATCAGGTAAAAGATTCGGATAAAATTGGGGTCCATGCTGTTAGCGAAATTGCTTCAGATTCAGCTCCTCGTTTCTTAGAGACTCATGGGTTCAAAGCGATACCAAAATCAGTGGCATATGGATATACTGCATCTGGATATGGATATGTACAAGATATGCCATATGCTTATGTTCATGAATTCACAAGGACTTCCATGGCTGGAAAAATTCGTCGATTTGAAGGAGGCTACACAAGTGTTTGGAGGAGATTAAGTGAATCATTACCTATAAATGTCCGATGTGATACTGAAGTATTAGAAGTCAAACGTGATTCAGGTAGCGTTGCTGTCAGTGTAAGGGGTAACACAGGGGAGGAAGAAGTATTGGAATTtgataaaatcattatttctgGTAGCTTTCCTTTCAGAAGCGCGAAAACATACAGGGCATCTTCATCTATTACTACAG AAAATGGAAAGGAGGTCATGGTTATGAGTGAGCTTGAGAGGGAATTGTTcggaaaagtatatataattgATTACTACACAACTGCCTTGAAGATAAAGGGGTTTGAGCACATTCCAATGGGCTTTTATTACTTTGCGGAGTTCATGGATGATCCCACATCAATTGGAAATCCTGTTGCAATGCAGAAATTTTATGCAGACACAGACATATTCTTGTTCTGGTCATATGGAAACTCAACAAATATTAAGGGGGAAGAAATAATAGAATTTGCAAGAAATGCAGTAGCACGTATGGGAGGTGAAGTTGTAAAGACTATTTTGCAACGTCGATTCAGATATTTTCCTCATATTAAATCTCAAG ATATGAAGGATGGGTTTTACAACAGAATGGAATCAGAATTGCAAGGTCAGCTTAATACTTACTATGTGGGGGGACTCATGGCATTTGAGCTGACAGAAAGGAATTCAACTTATGCAATGGCTCTCGTCCGCAAGCACTTTGCAAATAACAACCTTCAGCCAAAATTTCCATATGTGAAG AGGCTATTCACATTGCAATCACATAGACGGTCAGGCATCACTAAGAAATTAGATGAATCCCCTGGTTTGGAGTTTCCAGACCTTTTCTCCCTTGATGATTTTCTGCGTCATTGGGGTACTCATAGTGTCACCGGGAACAAGATCCTTTACAACTGGATCAATGAAAAGGGAGAAATAACATCTAAAAGGACTTACAGAGAACTTCATGAAAATGCTTATATTATTGCTCATAAGCTCTTGACAAGCCATAAACCAGCCATCAAACCTGGAGACAGAGTTCTTTTGGTCTACATGCCTGGCCTGGAGTTCATTGATGCCTTCTTTGGTTGCCTAAGAGCTAGAGTAATACCAGTTCCAGTTATTCCTCCAGACCCATCTCAGAAAGCCGGACAAACTCTTCTCCATATTCAGAACATTGCAAACAAATGCAATGCAGTGGCAATTCTATCAACCAAGCGCTACCACATATCCGTTAGAGCATTTGCTGCAAAGAACATTATTTTTTTGGCAGGGAAAAGTAAATCCTCCCCTCAATGGCCTGACTTGCCATGGTTGCATACTGACTCATTCATAAATAAAAGTAATGATGGAACATACTTCCAAGCCATGGCTCAAGTATCCAAACCGCTGCCAGAGGATTTATGCTTTCTCCAGTTCACATCAGGTTCAACTGGTGATGCTAAAGGAGTTATGATCACACACGGTGGGCTCATCCATAATGTGAAATTAATGCGTAAGAAATACAAGAGCACATCAAAGACAGTCCTGGTAAGCTGGCTGCCCCAGTACCATGATATGGGATTGATTGGAGGGCTTTTCACAAGTCTAGTAAGTGGTGGATCTGCAATCTTATTTTCTCCGGTAACATTCATCAAAAATCCACTTTTGTGGCTACAAACAATGAGCAAATATCAGGCCACACACAGTGCTGGCCCAAACTTcgcttttgagctaattataaGAAGATTGGACCACAAAAGTAAGAAGGAACAGAATAAGGAACTGAATTTGGACCTCTCCTCAATGGTGTTTTTGATGGTTGCTGCAGAACCCGTGAGACAGGGCACTATAAAAAGATTTATTGAGTTAACTCAGCCTTTTGGGCTCTCCCAAGAAGTGATTGCTCCTGGTTATGGCCTTGCGGAGAATTGTGTGTATGTGAGTAGTGCTTTTGGCGAGAAAAATTCTATTATGGTGGATTGGCAAGGAAGGGTTTGCTGTGGGTATGTTGATCCAAATGATCCTGATGTTGAATTTAGAATCGTTGATCCAGAGACAGGGAAGGAGCACGAAGAATCTGAAAAAGAAGGAGAGATCTGGATTAGTAGTCCAAGTGCCGGGATTGGATATTGGGGAATGGAAGATTTGAGTCAGAAAACATTCAGAAACAAGCTAAAAGGCCAGACAGGAAAAGTATATACTCGAACTGGAGACTTGGGTAGAATTATTAGGGGGAAGTTATTTATCACAGGGAGGATTAAAGATCTTATCATTGTTGCTGgaagaaatatatattcatCAGATATTGAGAAAACAGTTGAGGCCTCATCTGAAGTTTTGCGCCCAGGCTGCTGTGCAGTGATTGGAGTTCCTGAGGAGATCTTGTTGTCAAAACAAATCCATGTTCCTGGAATATCTGATCAAGTTGGATTGGTTGTGATTGCTGAGGTCAGAGATGATAGACCTTTTACTGAAAATGTTATCGAACATATTCAGAATCGTGTTGCAGAGGAACATGGCATTACTATTGCTAAAGTTGTGCTCATAAAATCAAGAAGTATTGCTAAGACAACATCAGGAAAAATCAAGAGATTCCAGTGTCTCAAACAGTTCACTGATGGCACCTTGAACACAATCCAACAGCCACGGGTTGAGGAAAAGAGAAAATCAACAAACGTTGCTATCATGAAGAACTGTCTTTCTGAAAGTAAATATATTCAAAAGAAAGACATTATTGATTTCTTACGGGGGCTGTTATCTGAACAGACAGGGATTCCTACAGCGAACATTACTATCACAGAGAGCCTCATGTCCTATGGAGTAGATTCTATTGGCGTGGTTCGAGCAGCCCAGAAGCTCTCCACTTATCTTGGGCAACCAGTAGGGGCAATTGACATATTCACAGCAACCTGCATTGAAGATTTGGCAGATTTTGCTGAAGGCCTTTTGCAGAAATCTCGACCGCAATCTATTACGGATCCATCTCCCATGCATCAAGTCAAGACTCCTTCTGTCAAGCAAGAGAAAGTCCTTTCATCTCATAAGTTGGCTATTTGGTTCTACCAGGTTCTCGCTCTCATCTACATCTCCTTCTTACTGATCATTCCTTCATATTTTTCTGTATCGGCCTTTACAACACTAGTCTCTGGAAGTTACTCTCCGGGAGGATCATCCTGGGTGGGTTACCTGGTCTCCTTAATTTGTGCACCTCTGGTTTGGTTACTTTGCATTTTCTCCACATGCATCAGTATATCATTCTTTGGGAATTCCTTTCTACAACCAAACTATGCACTAAGCCCTGAAATATCCATCTGGTCGGTCGATTTTATAAAATGGTGGGCACTGTGCAAGGTCCAACAAGCTGCATCAAATGTTTTTGCAGTACACCTTAGAGGAACAATTTTTGCTAAGTATTGGTTCCAGATGCTTGGAGCTAAGATTGGTTCATCTGTCTTGATCGATACTGTCGACATAACAGACCCTTACCTGGTTTCGATAGGAGATGAAGCTGTAATTGCAGAAGGAGCATTAATTCAGGGCCATGAAGTGAGAAATGGTATCTTAAGACTAAATCCTATCAGGATTGGCTGTAAATCTTCTGTCGGCCCTTTTGCTGTAATTCAGAAAGGCAGCATTGTGGGAGATGGAGCTACTGTAGCAGCTTTGCAAGCTTGTGAAGGAGGCAAGAGTATTAACAAAACTTTCATGGCTGACATAAGTAAAAAG GAAAAGGTGGCACAGGTTATCACAGGCTTCAAAGGCAACTCTACTTCCCATTTTACTGGCATTTACATGGTGGGATTTCTCAGCAGTCTATCAGCAGCTATTACTTACGTAGTTTACATATGGCTATCCCATAAGACTCCATCATTGCAGCATTTTGGATTCTTATGCTTATGCGGCACATTTCACTGGCTCCCGTTCACCATAATTGCATATGCTACTATGCTTGAGAATGTTCCTTCAAGTCCATTCAGCTTTGCACTTCTAGTCTCCATTGGTCACTTGGCTCATGGTGTTATTCTTTGCTTTCTCACTTCTATTTGTGTTCATCTTCTTTCAAGaacaaagatgaagaaaaacCAGCATTTTGTAACTTGGCTTCAGCATAGGATCACTGTCTCCTGCCATCTGAGATTTGCTAAGTTTCTTTCTGGAACAGAAGCTTTCAGCATTTATTTCCGTCTTATGGGGGCAAAAATAGGGCAGCATTGCTCCATTAGAGCCGTCAATCCAATCTCAGATCCGAAGTTGGTGTCAATTGGTGATGGTGTCCATTTAGGTGACTTTTGTCGAATTGTCCCAGGTTTTTATAACTCCACAGGTTTTGTTCATGGAAAGGTACAGGTACAAGAGAACTCAGTTGTCGGCAGTCAGGGTCTCATACTGCCAGGTTCCAACCTTCAGAAGGATGTGTTTCTGGGTGCACTTTCGGTTGCTCCAGTAAATTCAGTTCTGCAACAGGGTGGAGTTTTTGTGGGATCTCAAACTCCTGTGATGGTTAGGAACTCGATGCTTTTATTAGATGATCGGATTGAGGAAATGGATAGACAATATAAGAAGGTACTTGGAAATCTTGCAGCAAATTTGGCTGCCACAACCCTTAAAGTGAATGCTAGATATTTCCATCGTATTGGTGCTGGCGGAAAGGGAACTTTAAAGCTCTATGCTGACATACCAGGATTCCCAACACATAAGGTATTCTATCCAGGAAAGAGTTACCCAATTACTCTCCGACACAGCAATTGCTTAAGTTCTGATGATGATGCCAGACTTGATCCGCGAGGTGCTGCACTAAGGATCCTTTCAGATGAGAGAAATTCAACTCCAGTGCTTGATCTGACATTGAAGACAGGCAAGGCATTTCATGCGCGTTCTATAGGAGACTTTGCAACATGGTTAGTTTGTGGAGCTGCAGCACGCGAAGAGCATGTGAAACATGTTCCACATATCCGGGAAGCTATGTGGGACTCCCTCCGACAAGCAAACTCATATACTGAGCTGCATTACTATTCAAATATAACCAGGATATTCAGATTTGAGGATGGACAGGAAATGTATGCGAAGTTCAAATTGAGGCCATTTGACAAGAAGTTCGACGAGGATTCAGGAAAAGTAGAACCAAGAGGTTTACTTCCTCCGGAAACCGGAGCAATTCCAAGGGATGAAAATGACAAACGGCCCTTATTGTTCCTCGAAAGAGATTTTCAACATCGTGTCAACTCGCCTGACCGTGTCAAGTACATTCTTCAACTGCAAATGCGGGCTGTTCCAGAGGATGAAATCACACGTGAGACAGCACTTGATTGCACTAAGCCCTGGGACGATGATGAATTTCCTTATATAGAGATTGGAGAGATAGTTATTGATCAAGTTCTGACAAAAGAAGAATCAGAAGCCCTCGAATTTAATCCATTCCTCAGATGTCATGAAATAGATGTGATTCGAGCCAAGTCATGCTCCCAAAGCGCGTCAATGGATCATGGGCGCTCAATTGTTTATTCCATTTGCCAGCATTTGAGGAATAAAAAACCGCTTCCTGAATCTTGGAAAATGTTCCTGGATCAGTCTGATGTAAAGCTCGACCTGTCCGGGTGTCCAATGGCAGGAGCACTGGAGAAAAACAAAGTCAAAAGAGTGACTCTCGCGA